The nucleotide sequence ACCGCCCCGGCTGGTGACGGGGTAGACCGGGTCGTTGGCAAAACGGTAGCGGCCGCCTGAGAGCTTCGTCGCCTGCTGTCCCGAGGCATCGGTGACGAGCGCGTAGAGCATCGGGCCCCGTTCGGCGGTGACGTCGGTCGCGCTGCTTCCGCCGGTGCTGCCGCAGCCGCCGAGCCAGAGGGCCGCCGCGCCGGCGACAATGGAGTAAAAGAGGGGTTTCATACACAATCCTTGGAAGCTGAAATCGTCGTGCCAGTGTACGCAAAGAGTGTTAGGGGTGTGTTAGACGGCGCATCAGCGCGCTGTCTCCCAGGCGACGAAGGCCCAGTTGAAGGGACGGGGGTGCCGGTTGGATTTGGCGACGACCTTGTCGTAGTAGTGGTACGCCTTTTCCTCCTCGTCGCTGCTGAGGGTGCCGAGGCTCCAGCGCAGGGAGGAGACGAAGGCGTCGGCGCTGCCGCTTTTGATGCTGCCTTGTTCGGTCTCGATGTAGTCGACGCGCGGCAGCAGCCCTTTTTGGTAAAGGATCAGCGGGATATACCAGAAGTCGGGCTTCGGGGTGATCTGCCGGCCGATGAACTCGAGGATCTCCAGGTCGACGTAGCTGCCCCCGGCCTTGTAGGTGAGGTAGCAGGCCTTTGCGGCGTGGTGCGTCATCTTCGAGAGGGCCGTTTCGATGTCGCCGACTTCCAGGCTGCGCGACGCGACGGCGATGTCGGCCTCGGGCAGCGCGCTCCAGTCGTCTTCCCAGCTCAGCCGGTGCGTCTCGATGTTGGTGATCCCTTCGCGTTCGGCGTAGAGGCGCAGCTGTTCGAGCATCTGTTCGGCGTAGTCGACGGCGATCACCTTTTTGACCTTTTTGGCCAGGGCGAGTGCCAGGGTGCCCGGCCCGCAGCCGATGTCGAGCACGACGTCGCCGGGGTCCAGCGCCATCTTGGAGAGGAAGGTATCTACGTAGGGGCTGTTGACCATGCGCGGTGCCATGTCCGCGGCCTTGGCGTTCCATTCGTCGGCGCTTTTGCCTTTGAAATCGGTGGCGAGTTTGTGGGCCTTGTACATGGTGGCAAAATCGATGGGTTCCAGAAACATCATTTTTCTCCTTGGTTGGGGGTGAGGGGGTAAAAGACCGGGGTGCCCGGGTGGCCGTCGATACGGAAATCCTGCACGATGCGCTGCGCCTGCGGCGAGGTCAGAAAGGCCAGGAGGGCCTCGGCACGGGCGTGGCGGGCGGTGCCGATACGCGCTTCGCTGCCGATGGCCGCCAGGTAGGGGCGCATAAGGGCGGGGTCTTCGAAATAGAAGCCGCGGATCTGCGGGTGGTGCTGTTTTTGCATCAAAAAGGGGATGACGCCGAAAAGCGTGTACCCTTCCAGTGCCGCCGTCTCCCGTAAGAAACCGCGTTTGGCGGGGGTGAAACGGAGTTGCTCCGGCGGCATGCGCCACCCCTGTTTCGTGCGCAGCGCGTTGAACACTTCGAAGGTGCCGCCGCTTGCATGGATGAGGAAGGGGGCCTCCGAGGCAGCGAGCTTCGCCAGCGCCTCCTGCAGGGTCCCCGCGCCGGTCAGTCCTGCGGGGTCGCTGCGGTGGCCCAGGAGCATCTGTGCGTTGCGCGTCCAGGGGGCGAGCCGTTCAAAAAGGCCGTCGGCGGCAAGGTCGGTGATGGTGTCGCTGGCATGCATCGTCACCAGGTCGACCGGGTGCTCCCTGCAGTAGGCGTCGAGTTCCGATTTCGGGCCGCTGACGACGACGTCGACAGGGATGCCGTGTGTGGCCTCGAAGGCGGCGGCGACCCGCTGCCACATGCCGCTCATCGTCATTCCGCCGATGACGGCGACGCGCAGCGGTGGCACCGGTTCAGCGCCGAGCAGCGCCGCCGAGAACAGCAGTGTCAGGAAAAGGCGGCGCATCAGAAGCTGTACGTGAGTCTGCCGTAGAACTCCCGCCCCGGTTCCGGATAGCCGTCGTCGTAATAGTTCAGTTTGTCCGCCATGTTTTTGACGCCGACTTCGACCGCGACGGAGGCGATCGGCAGGTAGGTCACCTTCGCGTCGATCGTCTGCACGTCGCCCAGTTTCTCGTAGCTGCTGTCGGCCAGCTGCCCGTATGCGCCGCTCTGGCCGTGGAGGGTGATGAGGCCGCTCAGATTCGGGGCGAAAAAGACGCGGGTGAAGAGGTTGTATTCGCGCGTCGGTACGCCGATGGGCTTGTCGGAAGAGGCGCTGCCGATTTTCAGGAAAGTGGCATTCGCCCCCGCTTCGTAAACGTCGGCGATGTAGGAGAGGGCGAGCTCCGCCCCCGAACGGTAGAAGGTGCCGATGTTCTGGTTCTGCGTGCGGTCGACGCCGTCAAAGGTGTCGTAGTAGACGGCCTGGATGTAATCCTCCGTCACCAGGTAGAAGCCGGCCGCCTCCGCGATCCATGCATCGTTGAAGACCCCCTTGTAGGCGAGTTCGCTGTGGCCCGTCATCTCCGGTTTCAGGTCGCCGTTGGGTACCCCGTAGCCGAGCTTGTAGGAGTAGCGCTCTTTCATCGAGGGGAAATAGGTCTTCTGGGCGACGCTGAGGCGGAGGGTCTGTTTGGGGGCGAGCTCCGCGATAAGGGCCGCCTCCGGGTTCCAGGCCGATTCGTCTTTCTTGTCGTCGATCGTCGGGTCGCTGATGTAGTCGGAGGATTTGACGTCGTAGCCGATGCCCGCGACAAGGGTGAAGCGCTCCGCGAAGCGGTAGCTGTCCTCCAGGCCGAAGGAGAGGGTCGTATCTTCGAACTCCTCCGTCAGGGTGCTGACGTTGGTCACCTTGTCGATGTCGTACCCCTTGTGGTGATCATGCTTGTAGTTCGAAGAGAGGGTGAACCGGTTGCCCGCCGCATCGACGGTGTACTCTGCCCGGAGGCCGTAAGTAGACTCCTTGTAGTTCGATTTCCAGGCGAATTTTTTGTTCATCGTCGTCAGGTTGATGTCGTCGTAGGAGTAGAGCTTGCTTTCGTACTCCGTGTAGTAGGCCGTCGCTTTGAAGAGCCCGCCGAAGAGGGTGTGCTTCCCGACGGCGTAGAGGCTCTGCATATCCCATTTCGGCCAGTCCCAGTACTTTTCACGGCCGTAGACGGGGTCGGTGACAGTAGGCTGCTGCTTGGTCGCGTGCTGGTACATGTAGCCCAGCGCGACTTCGCCGCCGTCCAGGAGGTAGCCGTATTTGGCGCTGACCTGGCGGTCGTCGGAGGCGGAGTTTAGCCGGTCGCCTTCGGGCTGGACCGGGGTCGCGTCGTAGCTTTCGGGCAGACGGGAGTGATCACGGTGCTTGCCCGTCGCGGAGAGCTGCAGGTAGTAGTGCGGTTCGCGGATGCCGATGTTCCCGCCGTACATGGTACCCGTCTGGTCGCCGCTGCTGTCGATCGAGCCCTGGGCAAAGACGGTGCCCTCGAAAGGGCGGCTCGGTTTTTTGGAAACGATATTGACGACCCCGCCCATCGTATTGGCGCCGAAGGCCGTCGAGGAGAAGCCTTTGTAGACGTCAATGTCAGCGATGTTGGTCGTGAGGTAGCGGGTGTAGTCCATATTGCCGTCGTAGGGGACGTAGATGGGCACGCCGTCGTAAAAGACGCCGATGCGGCGCGAATCGAAACCGCGGATGCTGATATCCGTCTCGGCACGGCCGCCCCGGGAGTAGAACGCCACCCCCGTCATACGGGTAAGGGCTTCGGAAACCGTGGTGTCGCCGTAGATGTCGATCTGTTCGGCATCCACACGGTCGCTAAAGATCTCCGAGAGCAGCGGGTCGGCGGTGACGGAGACCTGGCCGAGCTCGAAGCTCTCCGCCTGCAGCGAGGCGGAGAGCACGGCAACGGATAAAAGTGAAGAGATGCGTAGAGGTTTATGCATTGTTACTCCTGAATTGAAATGGATTCGGGTGTCCGCTTGGGACCGCGGTCCGCAGAGGCGAAACCTGTTTCTTCTCTGCGCACGGCGGCCGGATCAAAATGCGATCCGGTACGAGGCGCCGATCACTCGTCCGAGGCTCGGGAAGCCGTAGACGGACTCGTAGTCGTCGTTCGTGAGGTTGCGGGCATAGAGCGTCGCTTTGTGGCGCAACTGCATCGCGCTGAAGTCGTAACCGAGGGAGCAGTCGATGTTCGTATAGCCGCCCGCTTCGCCCGTGCCCGCCTTGTTGACGGCTTCGAAGTTGTCCACATAATAGACCCCGACCGTGCCTTTGAGCCCGGCGTAGGTGTAGGTGACGATACCGTTGAAGGTCGAATCGGGGATACGGTTGTCCAGCGTATCGTCGTTGTTGCGGTTGTAGCTGTAGGAGAGCTGGTACGTCAGGGCGTCCAGTACCCCGGCCAGGGTCACTTCTGCACCGTATTCGTGCCAGTCCTTGCTGCCGTAGAGGTTGACGATGTCCGTCGGGTCGTTGGGGTTGGTCCACTGGGCGGCGACGTAGGGGGCGTCGCGCACATCAAGGAAATAGAGCGACAGCCGCGGTTTGAACCAGGGGGCGGGGGCGGCATCGAAGCCTGCTTCGGCCCCGAGCCGGCTGCTGGCGGAGAGGGACACCCCGTCGACGGTCTCGACCTCCGGCGCGTTCTGGGTGCTGGCGCGCGCGCGGGTATAGAGCGCGAAGCTCGGCGCGGCCTGCCAGCGCGCACCAATCGCCGCCGCGGCGACCGGCTCCATCGCTTCGTCTTCGATCAGGACCTTCTGGCTCCCGACCTGCTCGTACCCCTTGTCGATCCAGGTCTTGTCGACGCGCACGCCGCCGTCCAGGCTGAGACGGCCGCGGTGCCATTCGTCCTGGACGAAGGCGCCCGCCGTCCGCTCCTTTTTCTCCCAGCCGGTATAAAAGTACTCGCCGGTCGGGGTGTGCCACCAGATCCCCTCCACGCCGGTACGAAGGGTATGCTCGCCGAGGCGGTGGGCATGGTCGAGGCGCAGGTCGCTGAAGTTCTCCTCCTGGACTTCAAGGGTGTAGGCGTCGGGGTTGCTCCAGGAGCGCTGCTGCAGCTCCATGCGCAGGTCGCTGCGCGCGTAGGAGAGGGAGGTGACGCCCTGTCCCCAGTCATAGGAAGCTTTGGCGGAGAACTCCCCGATTTTGATCGGGTCGTACTCCCACTTGGCGTCGCTGACGCCCGGGGTGGTGCTGCGCTGCAGCTCCTTGGAGCCGCGGGTTACGAACCCCTGCAGGTCCAGGCTCCACGCGTCGTAGAAGAGGCCCCCTTTGGCATAGAGGGTCGTTTTTTCGAACCCGGTCGTCTCATCGGGCTCCCCGTCGCTCCGGTCGTAGTCGACGAGGAGGTTGAGGTAGCCGTACTCCCCGATGCCTCCGGCCATGGCGGTGACGTGTTCCCGCCCGAAGCTCTCCACCTGCACGGCGGCCAGCCCTTCAAGCGGCGCACCGGGGTTGCGGGTTTCGATCACGAGGTAGCCGGCATCGTCGCCGCCGAGCAGGCCGCCGGTGCCGTTGGGCAGCGGTCCGAGGTTGAGCGTGGCGGAGTCGCGGACGACGCGGATGCGTTCGATCGCTTCCACGGGCAGGACGGCGAGGATGCGGCTCGTGACCGCGGCGGGGATGTAGACCCCGTCGATAATGATGCCCAGCGCGCGGTTGCCGCGCACTTTGACAAAGGCGGGGGCTTTGCGCCCCTGGCGCTGGATAAAGACGGAGCTGGCGTACTGCAGGACGTCGTAGATGTCGGAGGGGTTGAGCGCTTCGATGGTGTCACGGGTGATCACCTCCTCGAGGTCCGCCGCGCTGCGGGGCAGCGACGTGGGCCGGGCGGTTTCAATGCCCTCGGATGCGACGGTAATGGGTGTTTCGTGGACGGTAATGGCGTCGAGCGCCGCTTCGTTTCCGGCATGAAGCGCCGCCGCAGACGCGGTGAGGCCGATCAGCAGGTGCAGAGGGTTTTTGGACATAATGCTCCTTTGGCAATGTAGGGTCGGATTTCATGGTGGAACCGTTCGAGCATGGCGACGTTCGCTTCGACATGCACGGCGGCGGGTTTCAGGGCGATATGGAGGTGGGTCAGTGCGTCTGAGAGGGTGTTGATCTGCTCGATGCACATTTCCGGCGTCCCCAGGATCGCATTGTCGAAAAACGGTTTCCCGTCGAAAAAGGCGGTGCGCTCCCGCAGCAGCGCCTCGTAGTTTTCGGCGTCGAAACCGGGCTGGGGCTGTTCGCGCTG is from Sulfurimonas sp. HSL-1656 and encodes:
- a CDS encoding class I SAM-dependent methyltransferase, which translates into the protein MMFLEPIDFATMYKAHKLATDFKGKSADEWNAKAADMAPRMVNSPYVDTFLSKMALDPGDVVLDIGCGPGTLALALAKKVKKVIAVDYAEQMLEQLRLYAEREGITNIETHRLSWEDDWSALPEADIAVASRSLEVGDIETALSKMTHHAAKACYLTYKAGGSYVDLEILEFIGRQITPKPDFWYIPLILYQKGLLPRVDYIETEQGSIKSGSADAFVSSLRWSLGTLSSDEEEKAYHYYDKVVAKSNRHPRPFNWAFVAWETAR
- a CDS encoding substrate-binding domain-containing protein, which translates into the protein MRRLFLTLLFSAALLGAEPVPPLRVAVIGGMTMSGMWQRVAAAFEATHGIPVDVVVSGPKSELDAYCREHPVDLVTMHASDTITDLAADGLFERLAPWTRNAQMLLGHRSDPAGLTGAGTLQEALAKLAASEAPFLIHASGGTFEVFNALRTKQGWRMPPEQLRFTPAKRGFLRETAALEGYTLFGVIPFLMQKQHHPQIRGFYFEDPALMRPYLAAIGSEARIGTARHARAEALLAFLTSPQAQRIVQDFRIDGHPGTPVFYPLTPNQGEK
- a CDS encoding TonB-dependent receptor; the protein is MHKPLRISSLLSVAVLSASLQAESFELGQVSVTADPLLSEIFSDRVDAEQIDIYGDTTVSEALTRMTGVAFYSRGGRAETDISIRGFDSRRIGVFYDGVPIYVPYDGNMDYTRYLTTNIADIDVYKGFSSTAFGANTMGGVVNIVSKKPSRPFEGTVFAQGSIDSSGDQTGTMYGGNIGIREPHYYLQLSATGKHRDHSRLPESYDATPVQPEGDRLNSASDDRQVSAKYGYLLDGGEVALGYMYQHATKQQPTVTDPVYGREKYWDWPKWDMQSLYAVGKHTLFGGLFKATAYYTEYESKLYSYDDINLTTMNKKFAWKSNYKESTYGLRAEYTVDAAGNRFTLSSNYKHDHHKGYDIDKVTNVSTLTEEFEDTTLSFGLEDSYRFAERFTLVAGIGYDVKSSDYISDPTIDDKKDESAWNPEAALIAELAPKQTLRLSVAQKTYFPSMKERYSYKLGYGVPNGDLKPEMTGHSELAYKGVFNDAWIAEAAGFYLVTEDYIQAVYYDTFDGVDRTQNQNIGTFYRSGAELALSYIADVYEAGANATFLKIGSASSDKPIGVPTREYNLFTRVFFAPNLSGLITLHGQSGAYGQLADSSYEKLGDVQTIDAKVTYLPIASVAVEVGVKNMADKLNYYDDGYPEPGREFYGRLTYSF
- a CDS encoding TonB-dependent receptor plug domain-containing protein — encoded protein: MSKNPLHLLIGLTASAAALHAGNEAALDAITVHETPITVASEGIETARPTSLPRSAADLEEVITRDTIEALNPSDIYDVLQYASSVFIQRQGRKAPAFVKVRGNRALGIIIDGVYIPAAVTSRILAVLPVEAIERIRVVRDSATLNLGPLPNGTGGLLGGDDAGYLVIETRNPGAPLEGLAAVQVESFGREHVTAMAGGIGEYGYLNLLVDYDRSDGEPDETTGFEKTTLYAKGGLFYDAWSLDLQGFVTRGSKELQRSTTPGVSDAKWEYDPIKIGEFSAKASYDWGQGVTSLSYARSDLRMELQQRSWSNPDAYTLEVQEENFSDLRLDHAHRLGEHTLRTGVEGIWWHTPTGEYFYTGWEKKERTAGAFVQDEWHRGRLSLDGGVRVDKTWIDKGYEQVGSQKVLIEDEAMEPVAAAAIGARWQAAPSFALYTRARASTQNAPEVETVDGVSLSASSRLGAEAGFDAAPAPWFKPRLSLYFLDVRDAPYVAAQWTNPNDPTDIVNLYGSKDWHEYGAEVTLAGVLDALTYQLSYSYNRNNDDTLDNRIPDSTFNGIVTYTYAGLKGTVGVYYVDNFEAVNKAGTGEAGGYTNIDCSLGYDFSAMQLRHKATLYARNLTNDDYESVYGFPSLGRVIGASYRIAF